ACTGTTAACCAATACTGGCGGGGCATGTTGAAGGAAAATGACCAAGGGATGGATCTGCCTGACATccaaggaggaaaaaaaatgagcaCTGAAGATTGAACATGTTACATAAGAGCGATTTAATTTGCTTATGGAAATCCCTTACCCTCAAGGAGTTGAACTTAGCTCCCCATATAAATCAACTGTAATAATAAGTTATGATTTGCCGTTCCATGTGTAGTCTATGCTTATGTCGTACCATCTTATCTAAGTGGTCATGAATTCCATATGCTTCCGCCTGTGGGAAGTTTGTGTATTTTAGCCTTTTGGGTTTACGGGCACAAGTGTTCAAACAGATCAAGATCAAGTGTGAAGATGGTATATATGTCAGTTGTTTGTACATTAATTCGTTGAGCAATAGGACGAAAGTAAAGGTGAGTATTGTCTTGTCTAAAAAATTCAACATTTTCACCATTATCATTCATGCATtgtttgtttatatatatataaaaacggAAAAGAAGGAAGGGGAACAGGAAGAGGTGCGCTAGGAAATTGGCAATAAActaataaagaggaaatttatTCCATATTCTCAATTTGTCTGTCTAAAAAATTCAACATTTTCACCATTATCATTCATGCATTGTTTGTTTATATGTATATAGAAAAGAAGGAAGGGGGAACAGGAAGAGGTGCGCTAGGAAATTGGTATATATATAAAGAGTACTGCTTCCAATTTCCTCTTTATTAGTTTATACAGGAAGAGGTGCGCTAGGACCTTTATAAACTAATACATCAATCTTACTTGAATACATATAAAGAGGATGGAACTAAAGTTGTTATTTAGATTAGTTGGCTTATTGAACAAACAGCTGTTTATTACCTGTGTAAACAATTACTTAGATATTTTCGCCGGGTCAATTACTTAGATATTGATCATATGGCTTTTAATTTAGTTTatctagaaaaatatttttgcaacTTACTTGTTAGGTTGTTTGGCAATTCGTTGAGTTCGACATGCGcagtcttgatttttttttaaaacacaaCACACTTTGTTAAACCACAGCGTTTAGGGGAATTGAATTCCCCAATACATCGCCCAGGATAAACATAAGAGTTGGACCATATTTAACAAGAGAGAGGTCAActgaaaaaaagaagcaaacttTATAATGAAACTAAGCAGCAATGAAGGAGCAAATCGATAGGGTACTGTGGCAGGGCCGCGACAATTGCATCCAAGGGCCTCTATTGATATGTACTCCGCTTGACGAACTGGTAAACCCCTTCGGCTGCCTCCACGGAAACGACACATATGAGAGGTTTGGTGCGAAGCCGTAGATTTTGGTGTGAACATCACCGGACTCCACAAAAGATTTCCACGGGGTTCATCATTGAATCTGACAAGCTTGGACTGCAAACCTGCAAACCAAAGTTGCAAATCCAATCTGGGCTCAACCCGAACGATAAATCCTGCATGGTTATTGCTGCCAAGAGATAAAGAGGAAGAATTTCCCCAAATCCAGCCAACCAAAGACTTAATCCAAAGATGGTGGCGAAGAACATGCTGTCTTGGTAACTCGATGGAGAAGGTTGAAGAAAAGGAGATCATCCGAGTCGCATCCACGCCGCCATTGCAGGACACATCCGCACCACCGACGCCGTCGCGGACTGCAACGgcgcagccgtcgccgccgcggggtGCATCGGCGCAGCTTTCGCCGCCGGGGGCCACATccgcgctgccgtcgccgccgagggcagcaacggcatggccgccgccgccgcgggccgcatccgcgtggccgccgccgccgcgagccgcatccgtgaggccgccgccgcagctgacCGAAaccgagtcgccgccgccgccacagacTGCATCCGAGCCCCTGTCGCCGCCGCAGGTCGCatccgagccgccgccaccaccgcaggCCAGATCCGCGTCGCTGCCGTCGTCTCGGATCGATTctgcgtcgccatcgccgtcacgAGCTGCATCCGCGTCGAATCCGCCTCCATCTCCAACTTCCATACCACACCAACGAGGAGGAAACGGGAAGAACCCGACCTAACGAGACTAGCCCGGCTACTTAGCTATACTAGGGGAGGGGGGAcgacccctctccctcccgccgccggcgacgaggccgccggaatcgaggaggaagaggggtcgAGAGAGGGGATTTACTGTAGCAAGTGAGGTTTCGAGAGAGAGCGCTCGTGAGTCGTGAGAGGTTTCCGCAGCCTTGATTTCTAGTTACACGCGCAGCCTCAAGGCACCATCTGATTCTTTTCAGATTTCAGACAACTCGAATAACTTCAAATTTCAGATTCTTGCCTATAATTCTTTTGCAATGTAAAGAATTTCAATAAGTGCTGTAGGGCCAATTGTACAAATACCATGGCTTGCTGAACTAGGAGAACCTATCTCAATCTCTATGCCATGGTCGGAATTGTGTATCAACGCAGGAAAAAGAAGGGGAAGGAGATGGCGCACAGCTGTGATTGTGCCGAACCGTGAACAGTACCGCGCAGATCAGCGTTTCCGTTAGCGTGACAGGGGAGTTAGTTTCCTTTAAATCAGTAAATTGTTAGTTACAAGAGTAAGCCTATAAGAGGGCATCCATTCGGATATTTTGGATCCATTTTtactatatctcactcgaaagattttttcttatctctcactcgattttctcacttaaATTTACAGtccattttcttgtaagttacattgtaatttatgaaacttacactgtaacttgtaacttttgtaagttacactgtaatttttgaatcttcgcatgtaaattttaaattttgtattggatttggtctttttattgaggatatggtaatttagtgtccattatggtgtttcttaattgctttttgctttttattatatctatcggattttaatctaaagattaaaaatctgtgtgatacgatcataaaaatctttcgaaagacgTATAGGTACTCCCTTTTTGGATATGCAATAGATTAATCTTCATCTCATCTCCTGTTTCTCTCTTCTCATCCCGTGTTCTCTCCGGCGATCCACGACGGATCGCCGTTCGCGCAAACTACCCAAACCTCGTCCACCCACAACTCACACATATCCCATCCGTTCACTATTGGCGCATAACAACTTGTTATCAGAGACTGTGGTTCAGGACGACACATCCAGCGATAAGCAGCCGCTGCTCGAGCCGACGGATGCCGTTGCCAAGCTGCAGGACACCAT
This window of the Oryza sativa Japonica Group chromosome 4, ASM3414082v1 genome carries:
- the LOC4336164 gene encoding uncharacterized protein, whose translation is MEADSTRMQLVTAMATQNRSETTAATRIWPAVVAAARMRPAAATGARMQSVAAAATRFRSAAAAASRMRLAAAAATRMRPAAAAAMPLLPSAATAARMWPPAAKAAPMHPAAATAAPLQSATASVVRMCPAMAAWMRLG